One genomic region from Bradyrhizobium icense encodes:
- a CDS encoding Glu/Leu/Phe/Val family dehydrogenase — protein MTAYRGPVFEMAVKQFEVIANYLGIPDDARPRLLLPKRSVTVSCPIHRDDGTTAVFEGYRVQHHLTLGPTKGGTRFAPTVDLGEVAALAIWMSWKCALVGLPYGGAKGGINVDPSSLSKRELEALSRRYMQEMIPFVGPHTDVMAPDLGTNEQIMAWFMDTYSMYQGQTVTEIVTGKPVSAGGTLGRREATGRGVAHLVRRAADELKIRLNGATAVVQGFGNVGSIAALELHNMGVKVIAVSDHTGALYQSRGLDIPQLVRHAASQGSLDGYSNELALDPAEMLTMPCDVLVPAAVERVIDAEIAGKLRCRILAEGANGPTTPEADRILEGRQEEIFLIPDILCNSGGVVVSYFEWVQDLQRLFWEEEEVMRREYQLLDRAFERVLARSGRENIFNRTAAMAIGVERVRSAKETRGLFP, from the coding sequence GTGACTGCATACCGTGGGCCAGTGTTTGAGATGGCCGTAAAGCAATTCGAGGTGATCGCGAATTATCTGGGCATACCGGATGACGCAAGACCCCGCCTACTGCTGCCGAAGCGATCCGTCACGGTGTCGTGTCCAATTCACCGTGATGACGGCACAACGGCGGTGTTCGAGGGCTACCGGGTGCAGCACCACCTGACGCTTGGCCCGACAAAAGGGGGTACCAGATTCGCGCCAACAGTTGACCTCGGCGAAGTCGCAGCGCTCGCTATCTGGATGAGCTGGAAGTGCGCGCTGGTCGGATTGCCATATGGTGGCGCCAAGGGCGGAATTAACGTCGACCCTTCCAGCTTGTCAAAGCGTGAGCTTGAGGCCCTGTCGCGCCGGTATATGCAGGAAATGATCCCCTTTGTTGGGCCGCACACAGATGTCATGGCTCCCGACCTTGGGACAAACGAGCAGATCATGGCGTGGTTCATGGATACATACTCGATGTATCAGGGCCAAACCGTCACCGAGATCGTGACAGGCAAACCTGTCAGCGCCGGCGGTACGCTCGGTCGCCGTGAAGCGACAGGCCGGGGTGTGGCTCATTTGGTTCGCCGCGCCGCGGACGAGCTCAAGATCCGACTCAATGGCGCAACAGCCGTCGTTCAAGGCTTTGGAAATGTCGGTTCGATCGCCGCGCTCGAGCTGCACAATATGGGGGTGAAGGTGATCGCGGTCAGCGATCACACGGGCGCGCTCTATCAGTCTCGGGGGCTCGACATACCACAGCTGGTCAGACATGCGGCCTCGCAAGGTAGCCTGGATGGCTACTCCAACGAGCTCGCTCTAGACCCAGCAGAGATGCTGACGATGCCCTGTGACGTGCTTGTTCCGGCTGCAGTGGAACGGGTCATCGACGCCGAAATAGCGGGCAAGCTGCGCTGCCGTATTCTTGCCGAGGGCGCCAACGGCCCGACAACACCGGAAGCCGATCGGATCCTGGAAGGCCGTCAGGAGGAAATCTTCCTCATCCCCGACATTCTGTGCAATTCGGGAGGTGTGGTGGTCAGCTACTTCGAATGGGTGCAGGATCTCCAGCGGTTATTCTGGGAGGAGGAGGAGGTAATGCGTCGGGAGTATCAACTTCTGGATCGTGCCTTCGAGCGCGTACTGGCACGAAGTGGGCGGGAGAACATATTCAATCGCACCGCGGCAATGGCTATAGGTGTGGAGCGTGTTCGCAGTGCAAAGGAGACACGTGGGCTGTTCCCATAG
- a CDS encoding SIR2 family protein, with protein MELLFSLRFVLVRSSLSDAATRLKTVESIIKKVQTFLWAKCTNGAFANGDHTVIGLYESFYRKLVLRDRSLPRPWVFTTNYDLFNETAINRLGLPYTNGFSGVVERRFNPATFRYALAEQLDVTSRKRSAVDGFVYLCKIHGSISWTEDDHGLFPIRETAVSKEPGKVMIYPTPAKQNSSLGSPYADLFREFQSRIVREQSVLFTMGYAFGDEHINNIIYQALTIPTFRLVIFVDPDLDGEIAKLRALNDPRIWIIGGGRTQR; from the coding sequence ATGGAGCTTCTGTTCAGCCTGCGCTTCGTCTTGGTACGCAGTTCGCTAAGTGACGCCGCAACGAGACTCAAGACTGTCGAATCGATCATTAAGAAGGTTCAAACGTTTCTTTGGGCCAAATGCACCAATGGCGCCTTCGCGAATGGCGACCACACGGTCATCGGCCTCTACGAATCCTTCTACCGCAAGCTTGTCCTGCGTGACCGATCCCTTCCGCGTCCTTGGGTGTTCACCACGAACTACGATCTCTTCAACGAGACCGCTATAAATAGGCTTGGCCTGCCATACACAAACGGCTTCTCCGGTGTTGTCGAAAGGCGGTTCAATCCGGCAACGTTTCGGTACGCCCTCGCTGAACAACTCGATGTCACCAGCCGCAAAAGGTCTGCGGTGGATGGCTTTGTCTATCTATGTAAGATTCACGGGTCTATTAGTTGGACAGAGGACGATCACGGACTTTTCCCAATCCGGGAGACGGCTGTCTCCAAAGAACCGGGAAAGGTGATGATCTATCCGACGCCTGCCAAGCAGAATTCGAGCCTTGGCTCTCCCTATGCCGATCTGTTTCGCGAATTTCAATCACGCATCGTTCGTGAACAGAGCGTGCTGTTTACGATGGGGTATGCGTTCGGCGACGAGCACATCAACAACATCATCTATCAGGCTTTAACGATACCCACGTTTCGGCTCGTGATCTTTGTCGATCCAGATCTGGACGGTGAGATTGCCAAGCTTCGCGCACTGAATGATCCTCGAATTTGGATCATCGGGGGGGGCCGGACGCAGCGCTGA
- a CDS encoding GntR family transcriptional regulator, with amino-acid sequence MADQVYRHLRDGVMAGRFAPGQRLTIRGLAEALGSSPMPVREALRRLQAEGAFEFSDTARLSVVQLSGAQLRDVRDARVALEGLLAERAASRMTGVDDAEITQLYDRLQAAADALNVPGYLSANFAFHRRIYEIAQAPIILGAVENFWVLIGPCFVLVAPDATHLRRSMDAHRRILDALMHRDGPAARAAVTDDIMQAANCLSRVIDKPEKARSVAAPKRRRRDVSA; translated from the coding sequence ATGGCAGATCAGGTTTACCGTCATTTGCGCGACGGCGTGATGGCCGGCCGCTTCGCGCCGGGCCAGAGGCTGACAATTCGTGGTCTTGCCGAGGCACTGGGCTCGAGCCCGATGCCGGTGCGCGAGGCGTTGCGCCGCCTACAGGCTGAAGGCGCATTCGAGTTCAGCGACACGGCGCGGCTGAGCGTGGTTCAGCTGTCGGGGGCGCAACTGCGCGATGTGCGCGATGCACGGGTGGCGCTTGAGGGGCTCCTGGCCGAGCGCGCAGCCTCCCGCATGACGGGCGTTGATGATGCCGAAATCACGCAGCTCTATGATCGCCTCCAGGCAGCCGCCGACGCGCTCAATGTGCCCGGTTATCTATCGGCGAATTTCGCCTTTCACCGGCGGATTTATGAGATCGCTCAAGCGCCCATCATCCTTGGTGCGGTCGAGAATTTCTGGGTCCTGATCGGTCCTTGCTTCGTGCTCGTTGCACCCGACGCCACGCACCTGCGGCGCTCCATGGACGCGCACCGCCGCATCCTCGATGCGCTGATGCATCGAGACGGTCCCGCCGCTCGCGCGGCTGTGACCGATGACATCATGCAGGCGGCCAATTGTCTGTCGCGCGTTATCGACAAACCGGAAAAGGCTCGATCGGTCGCTGCTCCAAAGCGCAGGCGCCGAGATGTGTCGGCATGA
- the ald gene encoding alanine dehydrogenase, translating into MKIGVPKEIKTHEYRVGLTPGAVREYVAAGHSVLVETNAGAGIGTTDDNYRKAGATILDSAHEIFASSEMIIKVKEPQSSEWAQLRENQILFTYLHLAPDPEQATGLMKSGCTAIAYETVTDADGGLPLLAPMSEVAGRLAIEAAGTALKRYAGGRGLLIGGVPGVQPARIVVIGGGVVGTHAARMAAGLGAEVTILDRSIPRLRELDELFEGRVRTRFSTIDAVEEEVFAADVVIGAVLVPGASAPKLVSRGMLSSMRKGSVIVDVAIDQGGCFETSRPTTHADPTYEIDGVIHYCVANMPGAVPLTSSQALNNATLPFGLALANQGFAAVLENPHLRAGLNVYRGRLTYRAVAESLGLPFSPIEQAAA; encoded by the coding sequence GTGAAGATCGGTGTTCCCAAGGAAATCAAGACGCACGAATACCGCGTGGGCCTTACGCCTGGAGCCGTCCGCGAATATGTGGCCGCCGGTCACAGCGTGCTGGTCGAAACCAATGCCGGCGCTGGAATTGGCACCACAGACGACAATTATCGCAAGGCCGGCGCAACGATTCTGGACTCCGCTCATGAGATATTTGCATCGAGCGAGATGATCATAAAGGTCAAGGAGCCCCAATCTTCCGAATGGGCGCAGTTGCGAGAGAACCAGATTCTCTTCACCTATCTGCATCTGGCGCCGGATCCGGAACAGGCCACGGGCCTCATGAAGTCTGGGTGCACCGCAATCGCCTACGAGACCGTGACTGATGCGGATGGCGGCCTTCCGCTGCTTGCGCCGATGAGCGAGGTTGCGGGCAGGCTTGCAATCGAGGCGGCCGGTACGGCCCTGAAGCGGTATGCCGGCGGGCGGGGGCTATTGATCGGTGGGGTGCCAGGTGTCCAGCCAGCTCGGATCGTGGTGATTGGAGGCGGCGTTGTCGGTACGCATGCGGCACGGATGGCGGCGGGCTTGGGTGCCGAGGTCACTATCCTCGACCGGTCGATACCTCGGCTTCGTGAGCTAGATGAGCTGTTCGAAGGTCGGGTTCGTACCAGGTTTTCGACAATTGACGCCGTTGAGGAGGAAGTATTTGCGGCCGATGTTGTAATCGGTGCGGTGCTCGTTCCCGGCGCGAGCGCGCCGAAACTGGTCAGCCGCGGCATGTTGAGCTCGATGCGCAAAGGCTCGGTGATCGTGGATGTTGCTATCGATCAAGGCGGATGCTTCGAGACATCGCGTCCGACGACGCATGCTGATCCAACTTACGAGATCGACGGCGTCATTCATTACTGTGTCGCCAACATGCCCGGAGCGGTCCCGCTTACCTCGAGCCAGGCCCTGAATAATGCCACGCTGCCATTTGGTTTGGCACTCGCCAACCAGGGATTTGCAGCCGTCCTCGAAAATCCGCATCTGCGCGCAGGCCTCAATGTCTATCGGGGCCGGCTGACTTATAGGGCCGTGGCCGAGAGCCTCGGCCTGCCATTTTCACCGATCGAACAGGCTGCGGCCTGA
- a CDS encoding LLM class flavin-dependent oxidoreductase, translated as MSIELLMLGDQPVAGLAARTRLAEESGFETVWLADERFFRETYSCLSFLAGQTARVNLGPCVTDPFARHPALTAMALGTLDEVSEGRAILGIGAGVSGFAELGIQSRKPPLAIREAVDLIRQLMAGQEVDYQGEIIQCHRGRLNFAPLRSRVPVRVASNGPLGQKMGGAIADGVMMEGCGSVEEAKAFASTVAEGARKAGRSPNEVKLVARLDCCITNDGKQARDILRPSVTRVIAQANSRFYTLEAQGLTLPKNVVEAIGPVPYAAGVAPFAPLFPLVTDRHVDALTLCGTVQEITQHMVDLRRAGITGFNIFPVPAPGTTYEDVIVRFGTQVWPAVETAFAKESDNGTV; from the coding sequence ATGTCCATAGAACTGTTGATGCTTGGCGACCAGCCCGTGGCTGGCCTTGCGGCTCGCACCAGGCTTGCCGAAGAGAGCGGATTCGAGACCGTCTGGCTCGCTGATGAGCGATTTTTCCGAGAAACCTACTCGTGCCTCTCGTTTCTGGCGGGGCAAACCGCGCGCGTCAATCTCGGTCCCTGCGTCACCGATCCATTCGCGCGCCATCCAGCTCTAACCGCCATGGCTTTGGGCACCCTCGATGAAGTTTCGGAAGGCCGCGCCATTCTCGGCATCGGCGCCGGCGTCTCCGGCTTTGCGGAGCTCGGGATCCAATCGCGCAAGCCCCCGCTCGCCATTCGCGAAGCCGTTGATCTGATCCGTCAGCTCATGGCCGGGCAGGAGGTCGACTACCAGGGCGAGATCATTCAGTGTCACCGCGGCCGGTTGAATTTCGCGCCGCTGCGATCGCGTGTTCCTGTTCGCGTCGCTAGCAACGGACCGCTGGGCCAGAAAATGGGCGGTGCAATCGCCGACGGCGTGATGATGGAGGGCTGTGGCTCCGTCGAAGAAGCAAAGGCCTTCGCATCGACGGTCGCCGAAGGTGCGCGGAAGGCCGGCCGTTCTCCGAACGAGGTCAAGCTCGTCGCGCGACTCGATTGTTGTATCACTAATGACGGTAAGCAAGCGCGGGATATATTGCGGCCTTCGGTGACACGGGTCATCGCGCAAGCCAATTCGAGGTTCTACACGCTGGAAGCACAAGGATTGACTCTGCCGAAGAATGTCGTCGAAGCCATTGGTCCCGTTCCCTATGCTGCCGGGGTGGCCCCGTTCGCGCCTCTTTTTCCTCTCGTCACCGACAGGCATGTCGACGCTCTCACTCTCTGCGGGACTGTGCAGGAAATAACCCAACACATGGTTGACCTTCGCCGCGCCGGCATCACGGGCTTCAACATCTTTCCGGTTCCGGCTCCTGGCACCACCTATGAGGACGTTATTGTGCGATTCGGAACGCAAGTCTGGCCCGCTGTCGAGACGGCTTTTGCGAAAGAGTCCGACAACGGGACGGTTTAG
- a CDS encoding SDR family NAD(P)-dependent oxidoreductase, translated as MSAGEKDLEGKVALVTGSSSGAGAAIAIELARRGARVAVHCRRALSDGESVCARIAAIGGKAAVFPGHLSDPEVPYALVSRIAERLGDVNILVNNAGPYADAPFRSLPLSQWETVMAINVRAPYQLAQSAIAGMERTGWGRIINVSATSAYARSHSVYGLAKQALIHLTECLALEFAPLVTVNAIVPGQIASERTDTMVDYKSSVIAETPLARLVTEQEVARMSALLCTPDFSAVTGQSIIMDGGRSLPHTLKLNLTTTG; from the coding sequence ATGAGTGCGGGCGAAAAAGATCTTGAGGGCAAGGTCGCCCTTGTCACCGGTTCTTCGTCCGGCGCGGGCGCTGCAATCGCCATCGAACTCGCTAGGCGAGGGGCGCGTGTCGCAGTGCACTGCCGGCGTGCATTAAGTGACGGCGAAAGCGTTTGCGCTCGCATCGCTGCAATCGGTGGAAAGGCAGCGGTCTTTCCGGGTCACCTCAGCGATCCCGAGGTGCCGTATGCACTCGTTTCGCGCATCGCGGAGCGTCTCGGAGACGTCAACATCCTGGTCAACAATGCAGGTCCCTATGCGGATGCGCCGTTTCGGTCGTTGCCCCTCTCGCAGTGGGAGACGGTCATGGCGATCAACGTAAGGGCGCCGTACCAGCTCGCTCAAAGCGCGATCGCAGGCATGGAGCGAACCGGTTGGGGACGGATCATCAATGTGAGCGCAACCTCGGCTTACGCGCGGTCGCATTCGGTATATGGCCTTGCCAAACAGGCTCTCATCCATTTGACGGAATGCCTCGCGCTCGAATTTGCGCCACTGGTCACCGTCAATGCAATTGTGCCCGGCCAGATCGCCAGCGAACGCACCGACACGATGGTCGACTACAAGAGCTCCGTGATCGCGGAAACGCCCTTGGCAAGACTCGTGACGGAACAGGAGGTTGCCCGAATGTCAGCCCTTCTCTGTACTCCAGATTTTTCTGCTGTGACGGGACAATCAATCATCATGGACGGTGGCCGATCGCTGCCGCATACGCTGAAACTCAATCTCACAACGACCGGCTAA
- a CDS encoding PAS domain-containing sensor histidine kinase — MLWQRLIRPAAPREVPYEMRRREELLEQAQRIAHVGYWERDLRTERITFSDEACRIFGLAPREGTIAIEEVTERLHPEDRAIWRSAVAHTLRGGSRCDLDYRIVRPDGEVRFVHSQGDLTRDASGRPLSLFGAVQDVTDLKRAEHLTQLVFERSPDAICIIGRDYRYQRVNPGFERISGRSAKDVIGMHVADVLGTTVFEQTVKPKQDRCFAGEEVRYADWFTYPDARRYISISHSPLRSKSDRVEAILAIFHDLTDYALASEALRSAQAELAHANRVATTGQLTASIAHEVNQPIAAVIMNAQAALRWLGADPPNLQEVRQSLDLIVDNGARAGEVVSGIRGLLKKAPPRKNSIDINSAVLDVIVLTRSEVLKHGLFLQTDLAKSLPLVEGDRIQLQQVILNLIMNAVDAMSSLANDAKELRISTSSDASDRVLVSVQDTGPGVDPNTADRLFEAFYTTKPDGMGMGLVICRSIIEAHGGRLWVTANEPRGAVFQFSLPAKQHDVSGDGQRHALAA, encoded by the coding sequence ATGTTGTGGCAACGATTAATCCGTCCCGCTGCTCCGCGCGAGGTGCCGTACGAAATGCGTCGGAGAGAGGAGCTTCTCGAACAAGCGCAACGCATCGCCCACGTCGGCTACTGGGAACGCGATCTCAGAACAGAACGGATCACCTTTTCGGATGAAGCATGTCGCATCTTCGGGCTCGCGCCGCGTGAGGGCACCATTGCGATTGAGGAAGTGACCGAGCGGTTACATCCGGAGGATCGTGCAATCTGGCGCTCAGCAGTAGCGCACACGCTACGCGGCGGCTCTCGCTGCGACCTTGATTATCGGATAGTGAGGCCGGACGGCGAGGTGCGGTTTGTCCACAGCCAGGGTGATCTGACGAGGGACGCGTCCGGCCGACCTCTCAGCCTGTTCGGGGCGGTCCAAGATGTCACCGATCTCAAACGGGCGGAGCATCTGACGCAGCTGGTTTTTGAGCGTTCACCGGATGCAATCTGCATCATTGGGCGGGACTATCGGTACCAACGCGTTAATCCGGGCTTCGAACGCATTTCGGGAAGATCGGCCAAAGATGTCATCGGGATGCACGTGGCTGATGTCTTAGGAACCACGGTTTTTGAGCAGACGGTCAAGCCAAAGCAAGACCGATGTTTCGCAGGAGAAGAAGTCAGATATGCCGACTGGTTCACGTACCCTGACGCTCGACGATACATCTCTATAAGCCATTCGCCACTGCGCTCCAAGTCAGATCGCGTGGAAGCCATCCTTGCGATCTTTCACGATCTTACAGACTACGCATTGGCGTCGGAAGCCTTGCGATCGGCGCAGGCGGAGCTTGCGCACGCCAATCGCGTCGCGACCACGGGGCAACTCACGGCCTCGATTGCCCACGAGGTCAATCAGCCAATCGCTGCGGTGATAATGAACGCCCAAGCGGCCTTGCGCTGGCTCGGTGCCGATCCGCCCAATCTTCAGGAAGTCCGTCAGTCCCTAGACCTGATCGTTGACAATGGAGCACGGGCCGGGGAGGTCGTTAGCGGGATTCGCGGACTTCTGAAGAAGGCACCTCCACGCAAGAACAGCATCGACATTAATAGCGCTGTCCTTGATGTCATTGTCCTGACTCGGAGCGAAGTTCTAAAGCACGGCCTTTTCCTGCAGACAGACCTCGCGAAGAGCTTACCGCTCGTGGAAGGCGATCGGATCCAGCTGCAACAGGTAATTCTTAATCTCATCATGAACGCCGTGGACGCGATGAGCTCTCTTGCCAACGACGCGAAGGAGCTTAGGATTAGCACTTCAAGCGACGCCTCTGACCGCGTGCTGGTGTCTGTACAGGATACCGGGCCGGGAGTGGACCCGAACACCGCCGACCGCCTCTTCGAGGCCTTTTACACCACCAAGCCGGATGGAATGGGAATGGGCTTGGTCATCTGTCGCTCGATCATCGAGGCGCATGGGGGACGGCTATGGGTCACTGCGAATGAACCGCGGGGGGCTGTGTTCCAGTTTAGCCTGCCTGCAAAACAACACGACGTTTCTGGTGATGGACAGCGCCACGCCTTAGCAGCATGA
- a CDS encoding ABC transporter substrate-binding protein, producing MFGNQSRRNFLKLAASGSAMFTPDLLTGPAHAQAVPTLTVAWGADIDSFDPSQFKSDGAYIVQANIYDTVLGWGAEPVTGSPNLSISKPGVFIGGIGESWKFENDGKTLVVKIRQGLKFPSGRPVNAQAVKYLFDRGLQSPGYMRLIFPTMIGVTQADQFEVRDDSTFAINLPAPSAMLLDVLALSNNALLDPDEIKLHATADDPWAAQWLKRNTAGLGPYKPVSNNPGVEVILEATPGYWGPAPYFRRIVIKYASNEADRILLLKRKAIDMVVGPNSMSPKNLKNLEGAPGLTVVSLPDTNCNFLCMNLKKKPFDNVKVRQAINYAMPIHAIIPNVLYGYGEQMKSPIAAQTPGYDGSLSPYKYDVGKAKSLMAEAGHGSGPIPVKLAVRVGYAPHEQAAIWIQRELEKIGFQVSIEKETDATFRQLSSSGGHELSIESWQSWINDPVYHLYWNFHSKATATNKGAYANQVLDKIIDDNMREADPAKRMAGVKEAQKILLNDAAWGLLWYDNWARVTRSELAGVAKYWDSFERFSKMKLA from the coding sequence ATGTTTGGAAACCAGTCGCGCCGCAACTTCCTCAAGCTGGCGGCGAGTGGAAGCGCGATGTTCACGCCGGACCTTCTTACCGGACCTGCACATGCGCAGGCTGTTCCGACCCTCACCGTCGCCTGGGGCGCCGATATCGATTCCTTCGATCCGTCGCAGTTCAAGTCCGATGGCGCCTACATCGTTCAGGCAAACATCTACGACACGGTGCTGGGCTGGGGGGCGGAGCCAGTCACCGGGTCGCCTAACCTGTCGATTTCCAAACCCGGTGTTTTCATCGGTGGCATCGGCGAAAGCTGGAAATTTGAGAATGACGGTAAGACCCTTGTCGTAAAGATCCGACAAGGCTTGAAGTTTCCGAGCGGCCGGCCGGTCAATGCCCAGGCGGTGAAATATCTCTTTGACCGCGGACTGCAATCACCCGGCTATATGCGGCTCATCTTTCCGACCATGATCGGGGTGACGCAGGCAGATCAGTTCGAGGTTCGCGACGACAGCACCTTTGCCATCAACCTGCCGGCACCAAGCGCTATGTTGCTCGATGTGCTCGCCCTGTCCAACAACGCACTTCTTGATCCCGACGAGATCAAGCTACACGCGACTGCCGACGACCCCTGGGCCGCTCAATGGCTCAAGCGCAACACGGCCGGGCTTGGGCCCTACAAACCCGTGAGCAACAATCCGGGCGTCGAGGTGATCCTGGAAGCGACCCCCGGTTATTGGGGACCGGCACCGTATTTCAGGCGCATCGTCATCAAATATGCGTCCAATGAGGCGGACCGGATTCTGCTGCTCAAGCGCAAGGCCATCGATATGGTGGTCGGCCCTAACTCGATGTCGCCCAAAAATCTCAAGAATCTCGAGGGCGCGCCGGGCCTCACCGTGGTGTCTCTGCCCGACACCAACTGCAATTTCCTCTGCATGAATCTGAAAAAGAAGCCGTTCGACAACGTGAAGGTTCGTCAAGCGATCAACTACGCGATGCCGATCCACGCGATCATCCCAAACGTCCTTTACGGCTATGGCGAGCAGATGAAAAGCCCGATCGCAGCTCAGACCCCCGGCTATGACGGTTCGCTCTCGCCGTACAAATATGATGTCGGCAAGGCCAAGTCATTGATGGCCGAAGCGGGTCACGGCTCAGGACCAATCCCAGTAAAGCTTGCGGTCCGTGTGGGCTATGCGCCACACGAGCAGGCAGCGATTTGGATCCAGCGCGAGCTGGAGAAAATCGGCTTTCAAGTCAGCATCGAGAAGGAGACCGACGCAACCTTCCGCCAGCTGTCATCGAGCGGCGGGCATGAGCTGTCGATTGAATCCTGGCAATCCTGGATCAACGATCCAGTTTATCACCTCTATTGGAACTTCCATAGTAAGGCGACGGCGACCAACAAGGGAGCCTACGCCAATCAGGTCCTCGATAAGATAATCGACGACAATATGCGCGAGGCTGATCCTGCCAAGCGTATGGCCGGGGTCAAGGAGGCGCAGAAGATCCTTCTGAATGATGCGGCCTGGGGTCTGCTTTGGTACGACAATTGGGCCAGAGTGACGCGTTCCGAGCTCGCGGGCGTTGCGAAGTATTGGGATTCCTTTGAGCGCTTCAGCAAAATGAAGCTGGCTTGA
- a CDS encoding helicase HerA domain-containing protein, producing the protein MSRDDRTRAIGKVVSVAADRFVIEMHAGTDNFTVVGFDDVHYVARLGSFLMVAVQTEYVVVEVVGLRERDVGHVSRSEGELDKASSAKYLDVVPVGMLPQDRRERFRFGVSVFPSLYADALYALDAELDRVFETDHPSEPTPPIDNVPPTPPGATRYRALTIGRSVIFEGYDVKVRIDDFFGGHTAVLGNTGSGKSCTVALVLQSLFEKAEEHHARGATFVVFDVNGEYAKALSPLSEGKQIGEDHVILDGTASKERFRLPHWFLEQSEWELLLQASERTQLPIYCAWRSAWQHCSRPGARRS; encoded by the coding sequence ATGAGTCGTGACGATCGGACGCGCGCAATAGGCAAGGTGGTCTCGGTTGCAGCCGACCGCTTCGTAATTGAGATGCATGCGGGCACCGACAACTTCACCGTCGTCGGCTTTGACGACGTTCACTATGTCGCCAGGCTCGGATCGTTCCTGATGGTCGCGGTGCAAACCGAGTACGTGGTTGTCGAGGTCGTCGGCCTGCGCGAGCGCGACGTTGGTCATGTTAGTCGCAGTGAAGGGGAGCTCGATAAGGCTTCCTCGGCAAAGTATCTCGATGTCGTTCCCGTCGGCATGTTGCCACAAGATCGGCGCGAGAGGTTTCGCTTCGGCGTCTCGGTGTTCCCGTCACTCTATGCCGATGCGCTGTATGCGCTCGACGCGGAACTGGATCGAGTTTTCGAAACCGATCATCCTTCTGAGCCTACACCCCCGATCGACAATGTTCCGCCCACGCCTCCTGGGGCAACCCGCTATCGCGCATTGACGATTGGCCGATCCGTCATATTCGAGGGTTACGACGTCAAGGTCAGGATCGATGATTTCTTCGGCGGACACACTGCCGTCTTGGGAAACACCGGTAGTGGGAAGTCCTGCACTGTCGCATTGGTGCTTCAATCCTTGTTCGAAAAGGCGGAAGAACACCATGCTCGCGGTGCAACGTTCGTCGTATTCGACGTCAATGGAGAATATGCGAAGGCGCTGTCGCCGCTCTCCGAAGGCAAGCAAATCGGCGAGGATCATGTCATTCTGGATGGCACCGCCAGCAAGGAGCGCTTTCGTCTACCACATTGGTTTTTAGAGCAGTCGGAATGGGAGCTGCTTCTCCAGGCTAGCGAACGTACTCAGCTACCAATATACTGCGCATGGCGCTCGGCTTGGCAACATTGTTCTCGGCCGGGAGCGCGGCGGAGCTGA